The Maridesulfovibrio bastinii DSM 16055 sequence ATAGGACTTTTTCCTAAGTGGGAAAGATTTACTGAAAAATTTATTAATCCTTTCAGAATCGGAAATGACGGTTACGGGTTCATGTTTGATGAAAATGCCAGAATGATAGCCCATGCCGCGGAAAAGACGAGAGTCATGAAGGATGTCTCAGATACTGATTATATAAATCAGGCTATTTCGATGAAAAAAGGCGTAATTTCATATTCCAGAAAAGGCCGTAAGAAGGTCATGGTTTTCGATACCATCAAGGAAACCGGATGGGTTGTAGCTTTCAGCGCGTATGAAGATGATCTGACCGCCGCAGCAATTATTCAGAGGGAAGTTCTCCTCATCGGCGGCGTTGTTGTTGCTATCGCTTTTTGTGCCATCCTTTTGTCATTTATTAAGATTATAGTCCTCAGACCTGTTTCCAATATTCTTGACTTCGCTACTGAGATTTCAGAGGGCAATTTTAAAGCCGAACTTGATGGAAATTACAGATTTGAGTTTGATCTGTTGGCGGACAGAATTAAAAAGATGGTCGGTGAATTGAAACACAAGCTCGGTTTTTCCGAGGGTGTGTTAAAAGGAATGACTATTCCATGCAGCATAGTTGCTCCTGATTACAATATGATGTGGGCAAATAAGCAGTTTTGTGAGCTTATAGCTTTTCATGATGGTCCTGATGCCGTTGAAGGTCTCTCTGCCGAAACTTTTTATTACGGGGATGAAGCAAAGGAACCTCTGGTTGATAAGGCTCTTAGAGAAGGCCGCTATGTTGAAGAGGAAGTTGAATATATCAATCATGACAACAGAAAGCTGAATATTGTTTCAGCTGCCACCCCGTTTTATGACATGGACGGCAAGTTGCTCGGAGCTGTAAATATCTGGATTGATATGACGGATATACGCACTCAGCAGAGCCAGATCGAGGCTCAGAATGAACGTATTTCTGCTGCGGCCAGTCAGGCTGAAGAAATTTCGCAGTACCTTTCAAGTGCGGCAGAAGAGCTTTCAGCTCAGATTGAACAGTCCAGCAGAGGGGCAGAAGAACAGAATTCCAGAGTTCAGGAAACTTCAACCGCTATGGAGCAGATGAATGCTACTGTGCTTGAAGTTGCCAGAAACGCTGGTGAAGCTGCTGAAAATTCCGATTCAGTGCGTGAAAAAGCTCAGGAAAGCGAACTTGTAGTTAAAAAAGTTGTTAATGCCGCAGCAGATGTCCGCAACCGTGCCGGAAATCTGAAAAAATCAATGGAAGATCTTGGTGTGGAAGCAACAGAGATTGGTAATATCCTTGGTGTGATCACGGATATCGCCGATCAGACCAATCTGCTGGCACTTAATGCTGCAATTGAAGCTGCAAGAGCAGGTGAGGCCGGAAGAGGATTTGCCGTTGTTGCCGATGAAGTTCGTAAACTTGCGGAAAAAACAATGTCGGCAACCGGAGAAGTCGGGGAAGCTATAAGTAAAATTCAGACAATGACCAGAGATAATATCGATGCCACCCAGTCTGCTGCAGATTCTGCGGAAAACAGCTCCGAACTGGCCCGTGAGTCAGGAGAAATGCTGCTTGAGATTGTCGGGCTCATCGAGTCTGCCGCAGATCAGGTCAGAGCTATTGCAACTGCCGCGGAAGAACAGTCGGCCACAAGCGATCAGATTACTCAGGCTACAGAGGATATCAGCAGAATTTCTTCTGAGACTTCTGATGTCATGTCTGAAGCTGCAAAAGCTATCTATGAAGTCGCATCAATGGCCTCAAAGCTGAATGGTGTAATTGAAAATATGGTTAAAGAAGACTAATAGTATATCTTTAGGAATAGTTGTCCCGGCGGAAGTATTTTCGCCGGGATTTTTTTATTTGATTGTTTTTTTGTTACGCGTCAGGAGACTGTAGTATAATATATTGATACCAAAAACTGAATAATCATTTTTTATAAATTGTATAACCTATTTAAATTATAAATAATACATATCGCCAGTTGAACATAATATTTCAAGCAGTGAGGTTTATACTGTGGGAATTGCTTCTGACCTTGTTTTGATAATTGTAGCCGGGATGCTCGGCGGATATATTGCCCGCCTGTGCAGGCAGCCCTTGCTGTTGGGATATATAATTGTTGGAATTCTTGTCGGACCATATACCGGGGGAATAACTGTTTCCAAAGTCCATGATGTTGAAAAGCTGGCAGAGATCGGTGTCGGCCTGCTGTTATTCACCCTTGGAATAGAATTTTCACTTAAAGAATTAAAGCCGGTTAAAATGGTCGCCCTTATCGGTACCCCTGTCCAGATTTTATTAACAATTATATACGGTTGGGGTATCGGAAAAATAATGGGCTGGGACAATATTGTTTCCCTCTGGTTCGGTGGTTTTATTTCGCTTTCCAGTACTATGGTTGTTTTAAAAACTTTGGAGAGCAAAGGACTGGTGGGAACACTTTCCAGCAAGGTTATGCTGGGAATGCTTGTTGTTCAGGATCTGGCCATAGTCCCGATGCTGATTATCTGGCCCCAGCTCGGGTTGCCTACTTTCGGTCTGGGACAGCTCGGTTATGCAGGAATTAAAGCCGCAGTTTTTATTGCGACCATGATTTTTCTAGGCGCAAGGATTATTCCAAAAGTTATGGAAATCGTCGTCGGCTGGCATTCCCGGGAAATGTTTCTGCTTACTATAAGTGCCATAGGTCTTGGCGTTGGGTATGCCACGCATCTGCTTGGTCTGTCGTTCGCTTTCGGTGCTTTTGCCGCAGGTATGGTACTTAGTGAATCCCGTTATTCGTATCAGGCTATAAGTGACCTGCTTCCATTAAGAGATATTTTCAGCCTTCTGTTTTTTGCTTCTATGGGAATGCTGATTGACCCGGTATTTATCTGGAACAATCTTGGCCTTGTTGTTTTGCTGGCTGTTCTGGCTATGGTCGGCAAGGGGCTTGTTTTTGCTCTTGTTTCCAAGCCGTTCGGTTATGGTAATGTTGTTCCATTGGCTCTCGGACTGGGGATGTCCCAGGTGGGTGAATTATCTTTTCTGCTGTTACAGCAGGGGGCAGATTCAGGATCAATACCACGGCAGTATTTCCCCTTGTTTTTAGGAGCAGGAATACTGACTATGATGCTCACACCTCTTCTTTCCGGCCTTACTGGTCCACTTTATTCTATTTTGAAAAAACGCAGGCAGGACGACCCGTTGCAGACAATAAATGTTACTGAAAATGAGCTGCATGAACACGTTGTCATACTTGGAGGGGGCAGAGTTGGCTCCTTTGTCGCCGGTATTCTGGATAGAATGGACATTGTAAATGTGACAATAGAATTGAATAATAAAACCGTTAAGGCAGCGGAAGAACAGGAAAGGGCTGTTATTTTCGGCGATGCTACACAGCCGATGGTGCTGGAGGCTGCTGCCGTGGATAAAGCAAAGCTGATACTGATGACCATTCCTTCCGTAGCCGGATCAAGTTCAGCCGCGGCCATGCTTGCACACATAGCACCCAATGTTCCTGTGGTGGCTCTGGTGCGCAACAGTGAGCAGATAGCCTCCCTTAAATCGCTTGGAGTGACTCCTATTTTTCCGGAATTTGAAACCGGGCTTGAAATGACAAGGGAAGCCCTGATTAATTACCATGTTCCAGCCCCCGAAGTTCAGACTTTTATGGATGAACTGCGAAGGGAAAGATATACCGGAGTTTTTGTCAACCGACCTGAATATGAGATACTTTCAAGGCTGCGCAGGGCTTCTGAGTCGCTGACCATGAACTGGGTGACTGTTGAAAAAGGATCTGCCATTGATGGGCGCACTCTTATTGAATCTAATATCCGTGCCGCTACCGGGGCTTCAGTTGTCGGGATAATAAGAGGAGGCATTCTGCGTCCTAATCCTGACGGAGGGTTCCGGTTCAAAGCTTCCGATCTGGCCGGTGTGATAGGCTCTGAAAAGGAAGTTAATAAATTCAGAGAGTTGTCCATAGCTGAAAAAGAGGATACTCTCATAGAGGGCTGATATCTTATAGGTTGTTTTATTCTGGAAACTGGAATGGTTGTACCAACCTTACTATCGGATTACAGTCTTTTAGAACAATTTAATATATATCAAAGCTGGAGTAGCAAATGGATAAAATAGATATCGGAGTTCAAGGGTTCACAATGCCTATGCCGCAGACGATTCTTGGCACACACGCAGAAGGAAGAAATAATTTTATGGCTCTTGCATGGGTTTCCCGTGTTAATTACTCTCCGGCACTGCTCATGATTTCTGTTGGTAAGGGACATTTTTCAAATAAAATTATCAAGGAAACTGGACAATTCAGTGTAAATATTCCTTCGGTTGATCTGGTTAAGCTTACCGATTTCACCGGTCTTGTTTCCGGAAGCAATCTTGATAAGTCTGACTTGTTCGAAGTCAGTTTCGGCAGTCTGGACAAGGCTCCGCTTATTGATAATTGCCCGGTCTCAATGGAATGCAAGGTCTATGAGTCCATGGATTTGCCGAAAGACACTATTTTTGTAGGAGAAATTGTGGCTACATGGTGTCGCGAAGACTGTCTTACGGATGGCAATCCTGATGTGAAAAAAGTGAATCCCTTTGG is a genomic window containing:
- a CDS encoding methyl-accepting chemotaxis protein produces the protein MKIKSVSSVIAIIIASLVIVTFAAGIWWVTGNTYNAVFSEQKKAMQNMVKETISSFDLYFEQTTDVARLISLNKGMENALTNGNTEDADNILKRIVTEAGDKYWACFVFDRNGKVVAGYNAKGTDLTGADRSSRAYVKAILSGTDLYQGRKVLKSKSGNGVLIFAMAVAIKDSQGNVLGGIGLFPKWERFTEKFINPFRIGNDGYGFMFDENARMIAHAAEKTRVMKDVSDTDYINQAISMKKGVISYSRKGRKKVMVFDTIKETGWVVAFSAYEDDLTAAAIIQREVLLIGGVVVAIAFCAILLSFIKIIVLRPVSNILDFATEISEGNFKAELDGNYRFEFDLLADRIKKMVGELKHKLGFSEGVLKGMTIPCSIVAPDYNMMWANKQFCELIAFHDGPDAVEGLSAETFYYGDEAKEPLVDKALREGRYVEEEVEYINHDNRKLNIVSAATPFYDMDGKLLGAVNIWIDMTDIRTQQSQIEAQNERISAAASQAEEISQYLSSAAEELSAQIEQSSRGAEEQNSRVQETSTAMEQMNATVLEVARNAGEAAENSDSVREKAQESELVVKKVVNAAADVRNRAGNLKKSMEDLGVEATEIGNILGVITDIADQTNLLALNAAIEAARAGEAGRGFAVVADEVRKLAEKTMSATGEVGEAISKIQTMTRDNIDATQSAADSAENSSELARESGEMLLEIVGLIESAADQVRAIATAAEEQSATSDQITQATEDISRISSETSDVMSEAAKAIYEVASMASKLNGVIENMVKED
- a CDS encoding cation:proton antiporter — translated: MGIASDLVLIIVAGMLGGYIARLCRQPLLLGYIIVGILVGPYTGGITVSKVHDVEKLAEIGVGLLLFTLGIEFSLKELKPVKMVALIGTPVQILLTIIYGWGIGKIMGWDNIVSLWFGGFISLSSTMVVLKTLESKGLVGTLSSKVMLGMLVVQDLAIVPMLIIWPQLGLPTFGLGQLGYAGIKAAVFIATMIFLGARIIPKVMEIVVGWHSREMFLLTISAIGLGVGYATHLLGLSFAFGAFAAGMVLSESRYSYQAISDLLPLRDIFSLLFFASMGMLIDPVFIWNNLGLVVLLAVLAMVGKGLVFALVSKPFGYGNVVPLALGLGMSQVGELSFLLLQQGADSGSIPRQYFPLFLGAGILTMMLTPLLSGLTGPLYSILKKRRQDDPLQTINVTENELHEHVVILGGGRVGSFVAGILDRMDIVNVTIELNNKTVKAAEEQERAVIFGDATQPMVLEAAAVDKAKLILMTIPSVAGSSSAAAMLAHIAPNVPVVALVRNSEQIASLKSLGVTPIFPEFETGLEMTREALINYHVPAPEVQTFMDELRRERYTGVFVNRPEYEILSRLRRASESLTMNWVTVEKGSAIDGRTLIESNIRAATGASVVGIIRGGILRPNPDGGFRFKASDLAGVIGSEKEVNKFRELSIAEKEDTLIEG
- a CDS encoding flavin reductase family protein, with product MDKIDIGVQGFTMPMPQTILGTHAEGRNNFMALAWVSRVNYSPALLMISVGKGHFSNKIIKETGQFSVNIPSVDLVKLTDFTGLVSGSNLDKSDLFEVSFGSLDKAPLIDNCPVSMECKVYESMDLPKDTIFVGEIVATWCREDCLTDGNPDVKKVNPFGLTMPDNKYWGVGECIGNAWHEGKDLK